The Stieleria sp. JC731 genome has a segment encoding these proteins:
- a CDS encoding TerB family tellurite resistance protein, protein MSEKQFSDRVRQLRNLVVMAFADGSLGEREVDYVAQRCHELELGEADLTNAIRFGLGDDAALELPSDPAHCEELLVDLIKVMAADGVLDENEKRLFALAAAKMNVSAERLNELLDRTLKSLD, encoded by the coding sequence ATGAGCGAAAAACAATTTAGCGATCGAGTTCGTCAGCTGCGTAACCTGGTTGTCATGGCTTTTGCCGATGGCTCATTGGGCGAACGCGAAGTCGACTACGTTGCACAACGGTGCCATGAGCTGGAACTGGGCGAAGCGGACCTGACCAATGCCATTCGATTCGGCTTAGGCGACGACGCTGCACTTGAATTGCCTTCGGATCCAGCCCATTGCGAAGAGCTGCTGGTGGATTTAATCAAAGTGATGGCCGCCGACGGTGTGCTGGACGAAAACGAAAAAAGACTCTTCGCCCTAGCTGCCGCCAAAATGAATGTTTCCGCCGAACGACTTAATGAGTTGCTCGATCGGACACTGAAATCTCTGGACTAG
- a CDS encoding tRNA dihydrouridine synthase, with product MKDSVVPTTTVQHNQAIADLCDLQTWQNEFSPLKIGNVEIGFPVVQAALSGYSDLPMRTVARRLGASYSVCEVMLDQFLLALNKRQRTKHFLDIHPEEHPVGGQLMGAEPEQFSLGALKLVEAGFDVIDVNFGCPVKKVLGRCRGGFHLSQPDTAIEILQRTRDMVPDHIPVTVKMRRGIDDTQESRDAFFKILDGALENGLAAATVHGRTVVQRYVGPSRWSFLGEVKAHVGDRMRILGSGDLFTADDCLRMMRETKIDGVTVARGAIGNPWIFSQAIALANGLPMPAPPTLHEQTAVMRQHFDLCEESYGETRAPMLMRKFGIKYSQSHPEYEVVRLDFAKIRSRQDFENVLDKFYREDGPGRIVPRECHGSQEE from the coding sequence ATGAAAGATAGTGTAGTGCCCACAACGACCGTGCAACACAACCAAGCCATTGCGGATCTATGCGATTTGCAAACTTGGCAAAACGAGTTTTCGCCGCTGAAGATTGGCAACGTGGAAATCGGCTTTCCTGTCGTTCAAGCGGCACTTAGCGGGTACAGCGATCTGCCGATGCGCACCGTCGCAAGACGATTGGGCGCCAGCTATAGCGTTTGCGAAGTCATGCTGGATCAGTTCTTGCTCGCGCTTAACAAACGCCAACGCACCAAACATTTTCTGGATATCCACCCGGAAGAACATCCTGTCGGAGGCCAGCTGATGGGCGCCGAACCGGAACAGTTTTCACTCGGTGCGTTAAAGCTTGTTGAAGCCGGATTCGATGTGATCGACGTCAACTTTGGCTGCCCCGTCAAAAAAGTCCTCGGACGCTGTCGCGGTGGCTTTCACCTGTCTCAGCCCGATACGGCAATCGAAATCCTACAGCGAACGCGCGATATGGTTCCCGACCATATCCCCGTGACCGTCAAAATGCGTCGCGGAATCGACGATACTCAAGAGTCACGTGACGCATTTTTCAAAATCCTCGACGGTGCGTTGGAAAACGGGCTTGCCGCGGCTACCGTCCACGGGCGAACGGTTGTGCAGCGTTATGTGGGCCCGAGCCGCTGGTCATTCCTGGGCGAAGTGAAGGCACATGTGGGTGACCGAATGCGGATCCTAGGAAGCGGCGATCTATTCACAGCGGACGATTGCCTGCGGATGATGCGTGAAACCAAAATCGATGGCGTGACCGTCGCTCGCGGTGCGATCGGAAACCCATGGATCTTTTCACAAGCGATCGCACTGGCGAACGGTTTGCCGATGCCCGCCCCCCCAACCCTGCACGAACAAACCGCTGTCATGCGGCAGCACTTTGACCTCTGCGAAGAGAGCTATGGAGAAACACGAGCTCCGATGCTGATGCGGAAGTTCGGCATCAAGTACAGCCAGTCACACCCTGAATATGAAGTCGTCCGCCTCGATTTTGCGAAAATACGTTCGCGTCAAGATTTCGAGAACGTGCTCGATAAGTTTTACCGTGAAGACGGCCCCGGACGCATCGTGCCCCGCGAATGTCACGGCAGCCAAGAAGAATAA
- a CDS encoding DUF4235 domain-containing protein, with amino-acid sequence MIEELKERALDAKAEINGRLTGHDEPNGRNVGVSPTENLLAYGAAIAATFIARNALQASWRTALDREPPKNPASPEVDWKDALLWGAVSGAIVGMTRIATRRSASAFYDRLK; translated from the coding sequence GTGATTGAAGAACTGAAAGAACGTGCTCTGGATGCCAAGGCCGAAATTAACGGTCGGCTGACAGGGCACGACGAACCGAATGGGCGAAACGTCGGCGTTTCGCCCACTGAGAATCTATTGGCCTATGGTGCGGCGATCGCAGCAACCTTTATCGCTCGGAATGCATTGCAAGCCAGTTGGCGTACGGCACTCGATCGTGAGCCACCAAAGAATCCCGCGTCACCCGAGGTCGATTGGAAGGACGCGCTCCTATGGGGCGCAGTGTCCGGAGCCATTGTCGGTATGACACGTATTGCCACAAGACGCTCCGCATCCGCGTTTTATGACCGTCTCAAGTAA
- a CDS encoding PleD family two-component system response regulator gives MRQFVGSCLIVDDVRSTRLAISTWLTALGFECLEAGNGVEALELAKGHRPDIVITDIDMAGGDGVQLIRSLRDDADREATDLPILVISSLEDGKIEELVQGVGASAFASKPLDRDQFLMAFFATLRGSESWGSFANAFQVATISPKLRRFVAEP, from the coding sequence GTGCGTCAGTTCGTAGGAAGTTGCTTGATTGTCGATGATGTGCGTAGCACACGGCTCGCGATCAGCACATGGCTTACCGCATTGGGGTTTGAATGCCTTGAGGCAGGCAATGGTGTTGAGGCACTTGAGCTAGCCAAGGGGCATCGTCCAGACATCGTCATCACGGACATTGACATGGCCGGCGGTGACGGCGTGCAGCTGATTCGGTCACTGCGTGATGACGCTGATCGCGAGGCGACTGATCTTCCTATTTTGGTGATCAGCAGTCTGGAGGACGGCAAGATTGAGGAGCTAGTGCAAGGTGTTGGGGCGAGTGCGTTTGCTTCAAAGCCTCTTGATCGTGACCAGTTCCTGATGGCTTTCTTTGCGACACTTCGAGGCTCGGAGAGCTGGGGCTCCTTTGCAAATGCGTTTCAGGTCGCGACGATTTCTCCAAAACTACGTCGCTTCGTCGCGGAACCTTAG
- a CDS encoding dihydroorotate dehydrogenase, with amino-acid sequence MSTANASTANTVDLSTTLGRLVLPNPILVASGTFGYAREMEKIVDTSRLGGILPKTITAEPRVGNAPWRTVETSGGLMNAIGLDNDGIDAFLEHHLPYLESIGAPIIVSIAGRTEEDFVSLATRVGERNIAAVELNLSCPNVSGGIDFGINPESCRKVVQAARDACAVPVLAKLTPNVTKIADVAKGAADGGADAVCLINTVLAMAVDWKRRKPILGNGMGGLSGPAIKPIALRCVHQVASAVDVPIIGIGGIANIDDVMQFLVTGASAVQIGTANYYDPTVSTRLIDQLPEALGQINASTVKEVIKTLGV; translated from the coding sequence ATGTCCACTGCAAACGCATCAACTGCAAACACTGTCGATCTAAGCACAACGCTCGGACGCCTCGTCCTGCCGAACCCTATCCTGGTAGCATCTGGAACGTTCGGATACGCCCGAGAGATGGAAAAGATCGTTGACACGTCTCGGCTTGGTGGGATCCTACCAAAGACAATCACGGCCGAACCGCGGGTCGGTAACGCACCCTGGCGAACGGTGGAAACGTCCGGCGGACTGATGAACGCGATCGGGCTAGACAACGATGGAATCGACGCGTTTCTTGAACACCATCTTCCGTACCTTGAATCGATCGGCGCACCGATCATCGTCAGCATTGCCGGGCGGACCGAAGAAGACTTCGTTTCACTTGCCACACGCGTTGGTGAACGGAATATCGCAGCCGTCGAGCTAAATCTCTCATGCCCAAACGTCAGCGGTGGAATCGACTTCGGAATCAATCCCGAATCATGTCGCAAAGTTGTTCAGGCAGCGCGGGACGCATGTGCCGTCCCCGTTTTGGCAAAGCTCACACCGAACGTTACAAAGATTGCTGATGTTGCCAAAGGTGCGGCAGATGGCGGAGCCGATGCCGTCTGCCTCATCAACACGGTGCTTGCAATGGCCGTCGATTGGAAAAGAAGAAAACCCATTCTGGGGAACGGAATGGGAGGACTGAGCGGACCAGCCATCAAACCGATCGCCCTTCGGTGTGTCCATCAGGTCGCATCTGCCGTGGACGTTCCCATCATCGGCATCGGCGGAATCGCCAATATCGATGATGTGATGCAGTTTCTAGTCACTGGCGCCTCGGCAGTGCAAATCGGAACGGCCAACTACTACGACCCTACCGTTTCGACTCGATTGATCGATCAGCTACCCGAGGCCCTTGGGCAGATCAACGCTTCGACGGTCAAGGAAGTCATCAAAACGTTGGGCGTGTAA
- a CDS encoding phage holin family protein yields the protein MSDEKQTSPMRAVIRDVIDLMELQWQLLSVDSQAARRKLTVAMVAGTAAVTLAGSALTVLLVGLGFLLRDLTALTAGASIVVVSVLAFITVGALLWYAAKAMVKASEAMNESKSEFVESLKWLKATLVSPSHSARNQIRAEDFDRPGERVYPNRHREPLRREYTSLR from the coding sequence ATGAGTGATGAAAAGCAGACCTCACCGATGCGGGCAGTCATTCGAGACGTAATCGATTTGATGGAATTGCAATGGCAATTGCTTTCCGTTGATTCGCAGGCCGCTCGGCGAAAGCTGACCGTCGCGATGGTTGCGGGTACAGCCGCTGTCACACTCGCCGGTTCAGCATTAACCGTGCTGCTCGTCGGACTTGGGTTTTTGCTTCGCGACCTCACGGCACTAACCGCCGGTGCTTCGATCGTTGTCGTGTCCGTGCTCGCTTTCATCACTGTGGGAGCTCTGCTGTGGTACGCGGCTAAAGCGATGGTGAAAGCTTCGGAGGCGATGAACGAAAGCAAGTCTGAATTCGTTGAGAGCCTCAAATGGCTGAAGGCGACATTGGTTTCACCAAGTCACTCAGCTCGAAACCAAATTCGGGCGGAAGATTTCGATCGTCCCGGCGAACGGGTGTATCCAAATCGCCACAGAGAACCGTTGCGACGCGAGTATACGTCGCTTCGATAA
- a CDS encoding DUF2254 domain-containing protein — MRAKLQQIIYRISGSYWFVPTMMAIASLIASRLSIAIDRSFGSDWIDMFPAAALNQPEGARALLATVAGSMITVAGVTFSLTMVAVSHATSHYGPRLLDNIMRDRGNQITLGTFVATFLFCLMILRTVRSGQPDGAEIETTLFVPHLSTLIAFILTLASVGVLIYFIHHIPESIHISNVLGNISKMLEAKVDELFPEKMGDPKEERPRSAIDWESAFEIASDRAGYLQGIDQTGLIDYASERDLIVKLLVRPGGRILLGQPIAQIIPSDPPHLSDDRHGSGFSSQDEIQECTDGFLACLAIGTMRTPTQDLFFILHQYVEIAVRALSPGVNDPFTAIQCIDQLANALVLIDRRSLPSVYRVDKEERLRVVTADLTWEMIIGETITVLRPYAESDPNVKQHLAETISTIKTVVKQPELIEQLEQIQSQLTAWEQAQSH; from the coding sequence GTGAGAGCCAAACTTCAACAAATCATCTACCGGATCAGCGGCAGCTACTGGTTCGTGCCAACCATGATGGCGATCGCATCGCTAATCGCCAGTCGGTTGAGCATCGCGATCGACCGATCCTTCGGGTCAGATTGGATTGATATGTTTCCTGCGGCAGCGCTCAATCAACCCGAAGGTGCACGTGCCCTGCTCGCGACTGTCGCCGGTTCGATGATCACGGTTGCCGGTGTCACTTTCTCGCTAACGATGGTTGCGGTCTCGCACGCAACATCTCACTACGGTCCACGTCTGTTGGACAACATCATGCGTGACCGTGGCAACCAGATCACATTGGGAACGTTCGTCGCCACGTTCCTATTCTGCTTGATGATTTTACGCACCGTTCGCTCGGGACAACCGGATGGTGCAGAAATCGAAACGACATTGTTTGTCCCTCACCTATCGACGTTGATCGCTTTTATCCTGACGCTTGCGAGTGTCGGGGTCCTGATCTACTTCATCCACCATATCCCAGAAAGCATTCATATTTCGAATGTCTTGGGTAACATCTCCAAGATGCTAGAAGCCAAGGTTGATGAACTGTTTCCTGAAAAGATGGGCGATCCCAAAGAAGAGCGTCCACGCTCAGCTATTGACTGGGAATCGGCCTTTGAAATCGCGAGCGATCGGGCAGGCTATTTACAAGGAATCGATCAAACAGGATTGATCGACTACGCGTCCGAACGCGATCTAATTGTCAAGTTGCTCGTTCGCCCTGGTGGTCGAATCCTATTGGGACAGCCGATCGCCCAAATCATTCCCTCAGATCCGCCCCATCTTTCTGACGATCGTCATGGATCGGGATTTTCTTCACAAGATGAAATTCAGGAATGTACAGATGGCTTTCTCGCCTGTTTGGCGATCGGCACCATGCGGACGCCTACACAAGATTTGTTTTTCATCCTTCACCAGTACGTTGAAATCGCCGTCCGGGCACTTAGCCCGGGTGTCAACGATCCATTCACAGCCATTCAGTGTATCGACCAATTGGCCAATGCCTTGGTACTGATTGATCGCCGTAGTCTGCCATCCGTCTATCGCGTCGACAAAGAAGAACGTTTGCGTGTCGTGACTGCGGATCTGACTTGGGAAATGATTATTGGTGAAACCATCACCGTATTGCGGCCCTACGCAGAGTCTGACCCGAATGTCAAACAACATCTAGCGGAAACGATTTCGACCATCAAAACGGTAGTGAAACAGCCAGAATTAATTGAGCAATTGGAACAAATCCAATCACAGCTGACTGCCTGGGAACAAGCACAATCGCATTAG
- a CDS encoding phosphopantothenoylcysteine decarboxylase produces MAKILITSGPTRQYLDPVRYISNASSGRMGAALARAALDLGHDVTIISGPVTIDYPDGATIVPVVTTDEMLEAATHHFQSCDGAIGAAAPCDYMPRFVNDQKIAKTGEPLTLQLVETPDIVATLGQNKTAKQWVVGFALETEDRRFRATVKLEKKHCDLIVSNGPSAIDSDENEVELIGRDGTVLLKVRSDKSSVASALVKEIDARLIRNAITPNPN; encoded by the coding sequence GTGGCTAAGATTCTGATTACGTCCGGACCGACTCGCCAATATCTTGACCCGGTCCGATACATCTCGAACGCATCAAGCGGCCGGATGGGTGCTGCTCTCGCACGCGCGGCGTTGGACCTTGGACACGATGTCACCATCATTTCCGGTCCAGTCACAATCGACTATCCCGATGGCGCAACCATCGTTCCTGTCGTTACGACCGATGAAATGCTGGAAGCGGCAACCCACCACTTTCAGTCCTGCGATGGCGCGATCGGCGCTGCCGCCCCTTGCGATTACATGCCGCGATTTGTGAACGATCAAAAGATCGCAAAGACAGGCGAACCGTTGACGTTACAGTTGGTTGAAACGCCTGACATCGTGGCAACGCTGGGGCAGAACAAAACGGCGAAACAGTGGGTCGTGGGCTTCGCTCTCGAAACTGAAGATCGACGATTTCGTGCGACAGTCAAACTGGAAAAGAAACACTGCGACCTGATCGTTAGCAACGGCCCATCTGCGATCGACTCGGACGAAAACGAAGTGGAGCTTATCGGACGTGACGGTACCGTCCTGCTGAAAGTTCGCTCCGATAAATCATCAGTGGCGTCCGCGCTGGTGAAAGAAATTGACGCTCGGCTGATCCGAAACGCCATCACACCGAACCCGAACTGA
- a CDS encoding CsbD family protein, producing the protein MVNREQLHGQWNEVKGRLREHWGQLTENDLQMARGSAEQLVGVVQKKTGATRNEVENFLNGILDPSFTEKVSQAAAEYGEAAQHMAHETAEYMKHRYQDAASMSEDYAERFVDTVKSRPRESIAIAFGLGIAAGAFFFLGKRR; encoded by the coding sequence ATGGTTAATCGAGAACAACTTCACGGACAGTGGAACGAAGTTAAGGGACGCTTGCGAGAGCATTGGGGGCAGTTGACAGAGAATGATCTGCAGATGGCTCGCGGTTCAGCAGAGCAGCTCGTCGGAGTCGTGCAAAAGAAGACCGGCGCGACTCGCAATGAAGTCGAGAACTTTCTCAATGGGATCCTTGATCCGTCATTCACAGAGAAGGTTTCGCAAGCAGCGGCTGAGTACGGCGAAGCTGCTCAGCACATGGCTCATGAAACGGCTGAGTACATGAAGCATCGTTATCAAGATGCAGCCAGCATGTCGGAAGACTATGCGGAACGATTCGTGGACACCGTCAAAAGTCGTCCGCGTGAATCGATCGCAATCGCGTTCGGTTTGGGGATCGCAGCAGGAGCGTTTTTCTTCCTGGGTAAACGTCGATAG
- the dps gene encoding DNA starvation/stationary phase protection protein Dps — translation MSTTTTTPFKRQILEGERLETTTSLLQQNLVDLVDLALLLKQAHWNVIGKNFRSIHLQLDEIIETVRAASDEVAERIAALGVPADGRSETVAKNSDLKDYPAGFHDVQSTTTHVADAIKTAIDGLRKSIDQVGDLDPVSEDLLISISAPLEKHLWMVQAQEA, via the coding sequence ATGTCGACGACTACAACTACACCATTTAAGCGACAGATTCTCGAAGGCGAACGTCTTGAAACGACGACGAGCTTGCTTCAGCAAAATCTGGTTGATTTGGTTGACCTGGCATTGCTGCTCAAGCAAGCCCACTGGAATGTGATTGGGAAGAACTTTCGTTCGATCCACCTGCAGCTCGACGAAATTATCGAGACAGTTCGTGCAGCCAGTGACGAAGTTGCCGAGCGGATCGCTGCACTAGGCGTTCCGGCTGACGGGCGTTCAGAGACCGTTGCGAAGAATAGTGATCTAAAGGATTACCCAGCGGGCTTCCACGATGTTCAGTCCACCACGACTCATGTGGCCGACGCGATTAAAACTGCGATTGATGGTTTGCGTAAATCGATCGACCAAGTCGGTGATCTTGACCCTGTCAGCGAAGACCTATTGATCAGCATCTCTGCCCCACTGGAAAAGCACTTGTGGATGGTGCAGGCACAAGAGGCGTAA
- a CDS encoding nucleoside deaminase, which produces MKIERVEDRMLLAIKAAEIGIALGQSPFGAAIFSEDGKPLAIVHNQVKSLVDPSGHAEVIAIRTACAKLGQGDLSGYQLVSTCEPCPMCASTIVFAGIRNVVFGADVSDAKQAGFGLLQIPSKIIFDQLDPPMDIVGGVSAELCRQLFSKNNR; this is translated from the coding sequence ATGAAGATTGAACGTGTTGAAGATCGGATGCTGCTGGCGATCAAAGCTGCTGAAATCGGTATCGCGCTAGGCCAAAGTCCGTTCGGAGCTGCCATATTTTCCGAGGATGGTAAGCCGTTGGCGATCGTTCACAATCAAGTGAAGTCCCTCGTCGATCCATCCGGTCATGCGGAGGTGATCGCAATTCGGACAGCCTGTGCAAAACTTGGCCAGGGGGATCTGAGCGGCTATCAGTTGGTCAGCACGTGTGAGCCCTGTCCGATGTGTGCGTCGACGATTGTTTTTGCAGGAATTCGCAATGTTGTCTTCGGTGCGGACGTTTCTGATGCAAAGCAGGCCGGATTCGGTTTACTACAAATCCCCTCGAAAATCATCTTCGACCAACTGGACCCACCGATGGATATTGTCGGAGGGGTGTCCGCCGAGCTGTGTCGACAGTTGTTTTCGAAAAATAACAGATAG
- a CDS encoding EF-hand domain-containing protein, giving the protein MNQKRRKARKPVERKIDRVGEYTNRLRSRQAYRCLVVHVVACVPLLIAACDRSTEVSSTAEKLSQTEKPLENGFKVQDNPSPDPHLPGADLDNVSSGDDVEIDLEADVAAELDLVSTPEADMTGVSLPINVPVQPMPKESPLTQSTDRLWIPTGDGILLLGLNLLIDGVPIQTAFDQRMERLEEQIKGSDSEYLRWEDFIEYARGNTAVFGSSITNLNGQARMIERQYDRNGNNIVDRGELERIAFRDAMLNKPFQLFGTDAYNWISRHASPLYQVIDSDSDGLISETDLVHADQRILAKFDSDLDRCVSLDEVARFVPVDDQPWRRSRSSRRGEVAMNLDGIDRWQDFAYTLGGIPERKFWYLGDSVSEYFDSDRDSWISPEEASRIGTLEPKVILTIDFGVEAAEPVSVWVSPGIESVVQINPISRECWLIESASGSLCIRLHDEMNRDERLTPEQFEQLDQNGDAFISADEIPDQATARISIPDLDLDKDRRLSFEELARASKKDESIWRFQVRARAASFQDLVFACLDQDCDHYLSSREIADVPDTMRSLGMPVGPDRLPESVVLQLVRGEPANDDEQFMLKRLHNRLSDSRPRWAVAADTNGDREIASSEFVGPIELFRQLDQDGDQYLSVHEVLSAENQYEGD; this is encoded by the coding sequence TTGAATCAGAAGCGGCGAAAAGCCAGAAAACCAGTTGAACGCAAGATTGATCGCGTCGGTGAATACACAAACCGCTTACGATCACGACAAGCGTACCGTTGTCTAGTCGTTCATGTGGTCGCCTGCGTACCGCTGTTGATTGCCGCTTGCGATCGATCGACCGAAGTTTCCTCTACAGCTGAAAAGTTATCTCAAACCGAGAAGCCATTGGAAAATGGCTTCAAAGTCCAAGACAATCCATCTCCAGATCCTCACCTACCCGGCGCGGATTTGGACAACGTTTCTTCGGGCGATGATGTTGAAATTGATCTTGAGGCTGATGTGGCGGCAGAACTCGATTTGGTTTCGACGCCGGAAGCGGACATGACGGGAGTGTCGCTTCCAATCAACGTTCCGGTTCAGCCCATGCCGAAAGAGTCTCCGCTGACGCAGTCAACGGACCGACTTTGGATTCCGACGGGTGATGGCATATTGTTGTTGGGGCTCAATCTGTTGATCGATGGGGTCCCTATTCAGACTGCGTTTGATCAGCGAATGGAGCGTCTAGAAGAGCAAATCAAGGGATCCGATTCAGAGTACCTGCGCTGGGAAGACTTCATCGAGTACGCTCGCGGGAACACTGCCGTGTTTGGATCTTCGATCACAAACCTGAACGGTCAAGCGAGGATGATCGAGCGGCAATACGATCGCAACGGAAACAATATTGTCGATCGAGGTGAACTCGAAAGGATCGCGTTTCGTGACGCGATGTTGAACAAGCCTTTTCAATTGTTTGGGACCGATGCGTACAATTGGATAAGTCGACATGCGAGTCCGCTGTACCAAGTTATTGATTCCGATTCGGATGGCTTAATCTCCGAAACGGATCTTGTGCATGCTGATCAGAGAATCCTTGCAAAGTTCGACTCGGATTTGGATCGCTGTGTCTCTTTGGATGAAGTTGCACGCTTTGTTCCTGTAGATGATCAGCCGTGGCGTCGAAGCAGGTCGTCGCGTCGCGGCGAAGTCGCGATGAACCTGGATGGAATCGATCGATGGCAAGACTTCGCATATACCTTGGGAGGAATCCCCGAGCGAAAGTTCTGGTATCTGGGAGACTCGGTGTCAGAGTATTTTGATTCTGATCGCGACTCATGGATCTCTCCCGAAGAAGCAAGTCGGATCGGCACGCTGGAACCGAAAGTCATCTTAACGATTGACTTTGGAGTGGAAGCTGCGGAGCCGGTATCGGTTTGGGTGTCGCCCGGCATTGAATCCGTCGTTCAAATAAATCCGATCAGTCGGGAGTGTTGGTTGATCGAATCAGCAAGCGGTAGCCTCTGTATCCGACTGCACGATGAAATGAATCGAGATGAGCGACTCACACCTGAGCAGTTTGAACAGTTAGATCAGAACGGCGATGCGTTCATTTCGGCCGATGAGATCCCAGACCAGGCGACAGCACGTATCTCGATTCCGGATCTTGATCTCGATAAAGACAGGCGACTTAGTTTTGAAGAGCTAGCACGAGCAAGCAAGAAAGACGAGTCGATTTGGCGATTCCAAGTCCGCGCCCGAGCCGCAAGTTTTCAGGACTTGGTTTTTGCCTGTCTGGATCAAGATTGCGATCATTATCTGTCGTCTCGCGAAATTGCCGATGTGCCTGACACGATGCGCTCGTTGGGGATGCCCGTTGGTCCCGACCGCCTTCCGGAATCGGTGGTGTTGCAACTGGTACGAGGTGAGCCTGCCAATGATGACGAACAATTTATGTTGAAACGTCTGCACAATAGGCTCAGTGACTCGCGCCCACGATGGGCTGTCGCAGCGGATACGAATGGCGATCGAGAGATCGCAAGCTCCGAATTTGTCGGACCGATCGAATTGTTTCGTCAGTTGGATCAAGATGGGGACCAATATCTATCAGTCCATGAAGTCCTTTCCGCAGAAAACCAGTACGAAGGCGATTGA
- a CDS encoding DUF1501 domain-containing protein — MLTRVGPAAAFAVSNWRETLVAEAANASAASGKHCVILWMAGGPSQTDTFDMKPGTKVGGPFKEIQTNVSGVRFSEHFPELAKQADRLAIVRSVTTKEGDHQRGTMLMHTGNMVGGAVQYPSIGSALSKSLQNTSNPLPAYVAVATPSIAPQSQGPGFLGPRYAPAKVSANANDTESEYASLRVDYMNPGMQIESNRYHKRSELWTQQQTRFLKRRNLPNVLAQDTAYQSAMNMIASDAKEAFELSQEPEHIRDAYGKGTFGQGCLLARRLIERDVPVVEVALGDGLGWDTHTDNFDRVKELSGQLDRGWATLMSELQDRGLLENTTILWAGEFGRTPTINRNGGRDHFPQAFSCVLAGGGISGGQVYGETASDGSEVTDRPVEAKDLTATLCAAVGIKPSTENMTEGGRPIKISEGSKIDEVLL; from the coding sequence ATGTTGACACGAGTTGGACCCGCAGCCGCATTTGCGGTATCCAATTGGCGTGAAACGTTGGTTGCTGAAGCGGCAAACGCATCGGCAGCTTCGGGCAAGCACTGCGTCATCCTGTGGATGGCGGGTGGTCCCAGCCAAACGGACACTTTCGATATGAAACCGGGAACCAAGGTCGGTGGCCCATTCAAGGAAATCCAAACGAACGTTTCAGGAGTACGCTTCAGTGAGCACTTCCCTGAACTTGCCAAACAAGCCGACCGGCTGGCGATCGTTCGCAGTGTGACAACAAAGGAGGGTGACCACCAGCGCGGCACCATGTTGATGCATACGGGCAATATGGTTGGTGGAGCGGTGCAGTACCCTTCAATCGGATCGGCGCTTTCGAAATCCTTGCAAAACACTTCGAATCCACTGCCCGCATATGTGGCGGTGGCGACGCCTTCGATTGCACCACAATCGCAAGGACCAGGATTCTTGGGGCCTCGATATGCGCCCGCGAAAGTTTCGGCCAACGCGAACGATACCGAATCGGAGTATGCGTCACTTCGCGTGGACTATATGAACCCAGGGATGCAGATCGAATCGAATCGATATCACAAACGCAGCGAGCTGTGGACGCAGCAGCAAACACGTTTCCTAAAGCGTCGAAATTTGCCAAACGTCCTAGCGCAAGACACTGCGTATCAATCCGCAATGAATATGATTGCCAGCGATGCGAAAGAGGCGTTTGAACTGTCGCAAGAGCCGGAGCACATTCGTGACGCCTATGGAAAAGGCACGTTCGGACAGGGGTGTTTATTGGCCCGACGGTTGATCGAACGCGATGTCCCGGTTGTCGAAGTCGCGCTGGGCGATGGGCTCGGATGGGATACCCATACAGACAACTTTGATCGTGTGAAGGAACTCAGCGGGCAATTGGATCGTGGCTGGGCAACGCTAATGTCGGAGCTTCAGGATCGCGGTTTGCTGGAGAATACGACGATCCTTTGGGCCGGCGAGTTTGGTCGGACACCGACGATCAATCGTAATGGCGGTCGAGACCATTTTCCCCAAGCGTTTTCATGCGTGCTGGCAGGTGGAGGTATCAGTGGCGGCCAAGTCTATGGCGAGACCGCATCGGATGGTTCGGAGGTGACGGATCGGCCCGTCGAAGCAAAGGATCTGACCGCGACGTTATGCGCTGCCGTTGGAATCAAGCCGTCAACGGAGAACATGACCGAAGGAGGTCGCCCGATAAAAATTTCCGAAGGTTCAAAGATAGATGAGGTGCTTCTTTGA